In the genome of Streptomyces collinus, one region contains:
- a CDS encoding ROK family transcriptional regulator yields the protein MPASPSTARAINDRLALRLLQQEGPLTAGQLKQLTGLSRPTVADLVERLGAAGLIAVVGEAGEQRRGPNAKVYGIVADRAHLAALDVRTEGVAVAVTDLVGRVLAEASVPIGGDTGTGPAVQQAVTLVERVAKEAGAGRLHTVGIGAPGLIDPSSGELRDSTGLPEWHRRLVATLQERLPEARVSVENETNLAALAEQRYGAARDRDTFVLLWLGQGTGAAVVLDGALRRGASGGTGEIGFLPVPGTTALPTSTDCEGGFHSLASAAAVVSLAAECDIAATPRELTSAAGVVRAAVAVTRASDGGPGEEPAADDAEGAVRASGTGSSMLMPRGDAPTPGDAAPLLPGGAAPVPGAESRSPGAEAPPPPAPASAARFLDALADRLAVGVASVVAILDPGCVVLGGEVGQAGGEELASRVRDRIARMTPLPTEVRATTLGGGAVLRGALLTARDRAQEELFAPGGPPPQPSQGW from the coding sequence ATGCCCGCATCCCCGAGCACCGCCCGGGCCATCAACGACCGGCTCGCCCTGCGTCTGCTCCAGCAGGAAGGCCCGTTGACGGCAGGGCAGTTGAAGCAGCTGACCGGTCTGTCCCGGCCGACCGTCGCCGACCTCGTCGAACGGCTCGGTGCCGCCGGGCTCATCGCGGTCGTCGGTGAGGCGGGGGAGCAGCGGCGCGGCCCCAACGCGAAGGTCTACGGCATCGTCGCCGACCGGGCCCACCTCGCCGCCCTCGACGTCCGCACCGAAGGCGTCGCCGTGGCCGTCACGGACCTGGTGGGGCGGGTGCTGGCCGAGGCGTCGGTGCCGATCGGCGGAGACACCGGAACGGGTCCCGCCGTGCAGCAGGCGGTCACGCTGGTCGAGCGTGTGGCGAAGGAGGCCGGGGCCGGCCGCCTGCACACCGTGGGGATCGGAGCGCCCGGTCTGATCGACCCGTCCAGCGGCGAACTCCGCGACTCCACCGGGCTGCCGGAGTGGCACCGCCGACTCGTCGCCACCCTCCAGGAGCGGCTGCCCGAGGCCCGCGTCAGCGTCGAGAACGAGACCAACCTCGCGGCACTGGCCGAGCAGCGCTACGGAGCGGCCCGGGACCGGGACACCTTCGTCCTGCTGTGGCTGGGCCAGGGGACGGGAGCGGCCGTGGTCCTCGACGGCGCCCTGCGCCGCGGCGCCTCCGGTGGCACCGGCGAGATCGGCTTCCTCCCGGTCCCCGGTACGACGGCACTGCCGACCTCGACGGACTGCGAGGGCGGCTTCCATTCGCTGGCCTCCGCGGCGGCGGTCGTGTCCCTCGCGGCCGAGTGCGACATCGCGGCGACGCCGCGGGAGCTGACGTCCGCGGCGGGGGTGGTACGGGCGGCCGTCGCCGTGACGCGTGCGTCGGACGGGGGGCCGGGGGAGGAGCCGGCCGCGGACGACGCCGAGGGAGCGGTGCGGGCGAGCGGAACTGGGAGCTCCATGCTTATGCCGCGAGGGGACGCGCCCACACCTGGGGATGCGGCGCCGCTGCTGCCGGGAGGGGCCGCGCCCGTGCCCGGGGCCGAGTCTCGCTCCCCCGGAGCCGAGGCACCCCCACCCCCCGCCCCTGCCTCAGCCGCCCGCTTCCTGGACGCCCTCGCCGATCGTCTGGCCGTCGGGGTCGCCTCCGTGGTGGCGATCCTGGACCCCGGGTGCGTGGTGCTCGGCGGTGAGGTCGGTCAGGCCGGTGGCGAGGAGCTCGCCTCGCGGGTGCGGGACCGCATCGCCCGGATGACGCCCCTGCCGACGGAGGTACGGGCGACGACGCTGGGCGGCGGCGCGGTCCTGCGCGGCGCACTGCTGACGGCCCGGGACCGTGCCCAGGAGGAACTCTTCGCGCCGGGAGGGCCCCCACCCCAGCCCTCCCAGGGCTGGTAG
- a CDS encoding MFS transporter: MGKVVDEQRLVKRSRYAVAAVFAVHGAVTGSFATRVPWIQDHAGVSAGQLGIALAFPALGASVAMPLAGSISHRFGARNALRGLIALWTLSLVLPSLAPNLLTLCLALFTYGATAGMADVAMNALGVEVENRLGRSIMSGLHGMWSAGALVGSAAGTLAAHLGSDARLHHVLAAAVLTVVGVASCQWVLDLQPAEDEEPPPRFALPPRSALLIGAIGFCAVFAEGASLDWSAVYLREQLETSAGLAAACTTGFTLTMAVARLAGDRIVDRFGAVRTVRASGVFAVLGGLLIVVADHPAVAMGGFALMGLGIAVVVPLCFAAAGRSGANPSLAIAGVATITYTSGLIAPSAIGMLAQATSLMVSFCLVTALSCGLVAFAGVLRPGERTKIGRPDAAVPDRRP, translated from the coding sequence ATGGGCAAGGTGGTCGACGAACAGCGCCTGGTGAAGCGGTCCCGGTACGCCGTGGCCGCCGTCTTCGCCGTGCACGGCGCCGTGACCGGCTCGTTCGCGACCCGCGTGCCGTGGATCCAGGACCACGCGGGCGTGAGCGCGGGCCAGTTGGGGATCGCCCTCGCCTTCCCCGCGCTCGGCGCGTCCGTGGCGATGCCCCTCGCCGGCAGCATCAGTCACCGCTTCGGCGCCCGCAACGCGCTGCGCGGACTGATCGCCCTGTGGACCCTGTCGCTGGTCCTGCCGTCCCTCGCCCCGAACCTGTTGACGCTCTGCCTGGCCCTGTTCACGTACGGCGCGACGGCGGGCATGGCCGACGTGGCGATGAACGCGCTGGGGGTCGAGGTCGAGAACCGCCTCGGCCGGTCGATCATGTCCGGGCTGCACGGCATGTGGAGCGCGGGCGCCCTGGTCGGCTCGGCGGCCGGCACCCTCGCCGCACACCTCGGCTCGGACGCCCGGCTGCACCACGTCCTGGCCGCCGCGGTCCTCACCGTCGTCGGCGTGGCGTCCTGCCAGTGGGTGCTCGACCTGCAGCCCGCCGAGGACGAGGAGCCGCCGCCGCGCTTCGCGCTGCCGCCCCGCTCGGCGCTGCTCATCGGCGCGATCGGGTTCTGCGCGGTGTTCGCGGAGGGCGCCAGCCTGGACTGGTCGGCGGTCTATCTGCGCGAGCAGCTGGAGACCTCGGCCGGGCTCGCCGCGGCCTGCACGACGGGCTTCACGCTCACCATGGCCGTCGCCCGGCTCGCCGGTGACAGGATCGTGGACCGTTTCGGTGCCGTACGGACCGTGCGGGCGAGCGGTGTGTTCGCCGTCCTCGGCGGGCTGCTGATCGTCGTGGCGGACCATCCGGCGGTGGCCATGGGCGGGTTCGCGCTGATGGGCCTGGGCATCGCCGTCGTCGTACCGCTGTGCTTCGCCGCGGCCGGCCGCAGCGGGGCCAACCCGAGCCTGGCCATCGCGGGCGTCGCGACCATCACCTACACCTCGGGCCTGATCGCGCCGAGCGCGATCGGCATGCTGGCGCAAGCGACCAGCCTGATGGTGTCGTTCTGCCTGGTGACGGCGCTGTCGTGTGGCCTGGTGGCATTCGCCGGTGTGCTCCGCCCCGGCGAGCGGACGAAGATCGGCCGGCCGGACGCGGCGGTCCCCGACCGGCGGCCCTGA
- a CDS encoding NUDIX hydrolase, with protein sequence MVIPEGRLVPRPSARVVLLDDADRLLLFSARNEDDGSVRWFTPGGGLAPGESHEQAALRELREETGLPHVSLGPEIWRGRPWTTVRGGVAYEVRQRYYMARVHAFEVDTSAFEEIEKAAITGHRWWTAAELATTSDVLRPAELPELLPPLLKDGPPDSPIMVNG encoded by the coding sequence GTGGTGATACCGGAGGGAAGGCTGGTGCCGCGCCCGAGCGCGCGCGTGGTGCTGCTGGACGACGCCGATCGGCTGTTGCTGTTCTCAGCGAGGAACGAAGACGACGGTTCCGTCCGCTGGTTCACCCCCGGAGGGGGACTCGCACCAGGCGAAAGCCATGAACAGGCAGCCCTGCGGGAGCTGCGGGAGGAAACCGGGCTGCCCCATGTCTCCCTGGGGCCTGAGATATGGCGAGGGCGTCCGTGGACGACGGTCCGGGGCGGCGTGGCCTACGAGGTTCGCCAGCGGTACTACATGGCCCGGGTGCATGCGTTCGAGGTCGATACCTCGGCTTTCGAGGAGATCGAGAAGGCCGCCATCACAGGGCACCGCTGGTGGACCGCGGCGGAACTGGCCACGACCTCGGATGTGCTGAGGCCGGCCGAGCTGCCGGAGCTGCTGCCGCCCTTGCTGAAGGACGGCCCACCGGACTCACCGATCATGGTGAACGGCTGA
- a CDS encoding uracil-xanthine permease family protein — MDLGVRWKLHGDGRTPAPGAVVRPDERLSWPRTAGLGAQHVVAMFGASFVAPVLMGLDPNLAIMMSGVATVVFLLATRGSVPSYLGCSLSFVGVAAVIRAQGGSSATVTGAVFVVGGALFLVGLAVRRFGARIIHATMPPIVTGAVVMLIGFNLAPVTASTYWPQDQWTALLVMLFTGLAVVCLRGFWSRIAIFLGLVFGYGISWVFDLVFGKIHSVDASGKVTDHWRLDLSGVGQADWIGLPTLHAPSFEWSAILVALPVVIALVAENAGHVKAVGEMTGDPLDDKLGTAIAADGVGSMLSTAVGGPPNTTYSENIGVMAATRVYSTAAYWAAAGFALLFGVCPKFGAVVAAIPGGVLGGITVILYGMIGLLGAQIWINAKVDLRNPLNLVPAAAGIIIGVGNVSLKFSDTFSLSGIALGTIVVITGYHALRAFAPAHLKTQAPLLDEGTSSYDNAKS; from the coding sequence ATGGATCTCGGCGTCCGCTGGAAACTGCACGGCGACGGACGCACCCCGGCGCCCGGCGCGGTGGTCCGCCCCGACGAGCGGCTCTCCTGGCCCCGCACGGCAGGGCTCGGCGCCCAGCACGTCGTGGCGATGTTCGGCGCGTCCTTCGTTGCCCCGGTTCTGATGGGCCTGGACCCGAACCTCGCGATCATGATGTCGGGCGTCGCGACCGTGGTGTTCCTGCTCGCCACCCGCGGCAGTGTGCCCAGCTACCTGGGATGCTCGCTCTCCTTCGTCGGCGTGGCGGCGGTGATCCGCGCGCAGGGCGGCAGCAGCGCGACCGTCACAGGAGCGGTGTTCGTCGTCGGGGGCGCGCTGTTCCTGGTGGGGCTCGCCGTGCGGCGCTTCGGGGCGCGGATCATCCACGCCACCATGCCGCCGATCGTGACCGGCGCGGTGGTGATGCTGATCGGCTTCAACCTGGCACCGGTGACGGCCTCGACGTACTGGCCGCAGGACCAGTGGACCGCCCTGCTGGTGATGCTGTTCACCGGTCTGGCGGTCGTCTGCCTGCGCGGCTTCTGGTCCCGGATCGCGATCTTCCTGGGGCTGGTCTTCGGGTACGGCATCTCCTGGGTGTTCGACCTGGTCTTCGGCAAGATCCACTCGGTGGACGCGAGCGGCAAGGTCACCGACCACTGGCGGCTCGACCTCTCCGGCGTGGGCCAGGCCGACTGGATCGGGCTGCCGACCCTGCACGCCCCGTCGTTCGAGTGGTCGGCGATCCTGGTCGCCCTGCCCGTCGTCATCGCGCTGGTGGCGGAGAACGCCGGGCACGTCAAGGCGGTCGGCGAGATGACCGGCGACCCGCTGGACGACAAGCTCGGCACGGCGATCGCGGCCGACGGCGTCGGCTCGATGCTGTCCACCGCGGTGGGCGGCCCGCCGAACACCACGTACTCCGAGAACATCGGCGTGATGGCCGCGACCCGCGTGTACTCGACGGCCGCGTACTGGGCCGCTGCCGGCTTCGCCCTGCTCTTCGGCGTCTGCCCGAAGTTCGGCGCGGTCGTGGCGGCGATCCCGGGCGGGGTGCTCGGCGGCATCACCGTCATCCTGTACGGCATGATCGGCCTGCTCGGCGCGCAGATCTGGATCAACGCCAAGGTGGATCTGCGCAATCCGCTGAACCTGGTCCCGGCCGCCGCGGGCATCATCATCGGGGTCGGCAACGTCTCTCTGAAGTTCTCGGACACGTTCTCGCTGAGCGGCATCGCGCTCGGCACGATCGTCGTCATCACCGGCTACCACGCCCTGCGGGCCTTCGCCCCGGCCCACTTGAAGACGCAGGCGCCCCTGCTGGACGAGGGCACCTCCTCCTACGACAACGCCAAGTCGTAG
- a CDS encoding glycoside hydrolase family 6 protein, translated as MVVAASLVVVAGAVAGVLAAFGDGGRSSDEAGPPEVSASPRLAPLPAVPTPSAPATTASAPPSPSPSARRTTTSTPSKPAKKREHRTAAAGRLYRHPDSQVLEWVRSHSGDARHAVIASRIAEQPAAVWFADYSPDTVTARVAAVTSGGAALGRVPVLVPYAIPGRDCGGHSQGGAPGLDAYDAWIERFAAGLGSGEVIVVLEPDSLAQAECLSAGERADRFASLARAGRVLKAANPRARVYFDAGHSGWNAPGKQAAWLRQAGAASPESSDGIFSNVSNFHTTADEVGYDRRVLDALGGPENLGAVIDTSRNGNGAPADGEWCDPAGRKLGRTPTLSTGEARIDAYLWVKLPGESDGCKGRPGTFTASYAYDLALS; from the coding sequence ATGGTCGTGGCGGCCTCGCTCGTCGTCGTGGCCGGTGCGGTCGCGGGGGTCCTCGCCGCGTTCGGCGACGGCGGTCGGTCCTCCGACGAGGCCGGGCCTCCCGAGGTGTCGGCCTCGCCCCGGCTGGCGCCGCTGCCGGCGGTGCCGACGCCGTCCGCACCGGCCACCACCGCGTCCGCCCCGCCCTCGCCGTCCCCGTCCGCGCGCCGGACGACGACCTCCACGCCCTCGAAGCCCGCGAAGAAGCGGGAGCACCGCACCGCCGCAGCCGGACGTCTCTACCGCCACCCGGACTCCCAGGTCCTGGAGTGGGTCCGCTCCCACTCGGGCGACGCCCGGCACGCGGTCATCGCGTCCCGTATCGCCGAGCAGCCGGCGGCCGTCTGGTTCGCCGACTACTCGCCGGACACCGTCACCGCCCGGGTCGCCGCCGTGACCTCGGGCGGGGCCGCGCTCGGCCGGGTGCCCGTCCTCGTGCCGTACGCGATCCCCGGCCGGGACTGCGGCGGCCACTCCCAGGGCGGGGCGCCCGGCCTGGACGCCTACGACGCCTGGATCGAACGGTTCGCGGCGGGGCTGGGCTCGGGCGAGGTCATCGTCGTCCTGGAGCCCGACTCGCTCGCCCAGGCCGAGTGCCTCTCCGCCGGTGAACGCGCGGACCGCTTCGCCTCGCTGGCCCGGGCCGGCCGCGTCCTGAAGGCCGCCAACCCCCGGGCCCGGGTCTACTTCGACGCGGGGCACTCGGGCTGGAACGCGCCCGGCAAGCAGGCGGCCTGGCTCCGGCAGGCCGGTGCCGCCTCACCCGAGTCCTCCGACGGCATCTTCAGCAACGTCTCCAACTTCCACACCACCGCCGACGAGGTCGGCTACGACCGGCGGGTGCTGGACGCGCTCGGCGGCCCGGAGAACCTCGGCGCGGTCATCGACACCAGCCGCAACGGCAACGGCGCCCCGGCCGACGGCGAGTGGTGCGACCCGGCGGGCCGCAAACTGGGCCGGACCCCGACCCTGAGCACGGGCGAGGCCCGGATCGACGCCTACCTGTGGGTGAAGCTGCCGGGGGAGTCGGACGGCTGCAAGGGCAGGCCGGGGACGTTCACGGCGTCGTACGCCTACGACTTGGCGTTGTCGTAG
- a CDS encoding DUF5995 family protein, whose amino-acid sequence MPRCEQLPPAVDTPVDTVISRLRALDATLHPRDGVAVFNRVYLAVTEAVDRYVDTGRFADAHAAITLDVRFAQRYLAAVQAVADERRPPACWRPLFQFRRHPGVRPLQFALAGINAHIGHDLALAVVDTCRTLGCAPVDLEDEFDMVGDLLLSLEERIRDDLMPGPDLFRIADPLTHLLGSWSLERARDAAWTAARALWALGELPDVADEFTERLDTAVGFAGRMLLTPLAEPGCR is encoded by the coding sequence ATGCCGCGATGCGAACAACTCCCCCCAGCCGTGGACACTCCGGTCGACACCGTCATCTCCCGTCTGCGCGCGCTCGACGCGACCCTGCACCCGCGGGACGGGGTGGCGGTCTTCAACCGCGTCTACCTCGCCGTGACGGAGGCGGTGGACCGGTACGTCGACACCGGGCGGTTCGCGGACGCCCACGCCGCGATCACGCTGGACGTACGGTTCGCGCAGCGGTACCTGGCGGCCGTCCAGGCGGTCGCGGACGAGCGGCGTCCGCCTGCCTGCTGGCGGCCGCTGTTCCAGTTCCGCCGCCATCCCGGGGTACGTCCGTTGCAGTTCGCGCTGGCGGGCATCAACGCGCACATCGGGCACGATCTCGCGCTGGCCGTCGTGGACACCTGCCGTACGCTCGGCTGCGCTCCCGTCGATCTGGAGGACGAGTTCGACATGGTGGGCGATCTCCTCCTCTCGCTGGAGGAGCGCATCCGCGACGATCTGATGCCGGGTCCCGATCTGTTCCGGATCGCCGACCCGCTGACCCATCTGCTCGGCTCCTGGAGCCTGGAGCGCGCCCGGGACGCCGCGTGGACGGCGGCCCGGGCGCTGTGGGCCCTGGGTGAACTCCCCGATGTGGCCGACGAGTTCACGGAACGGCTGGACACGGCGGTCGGCTTCGCTGGGCGCATGCTGCTCACGCCCCTGGCCGAACCCGGGTGTCGCTAG
- a CDS encoding flavin monoamine oxidase family protein translates to MTSTVPNAVEHADAQQPPITMFGPDFPYAYDDFLAHPAGLGQIPATGHGTEVAVIGGGLSGIVAAYELMKMGLKPVVYEADQIGGRLRTVGFDGCDESLTAEMGAMRFPPSSTALQHYIDLVGLETRAFPNPLAEATPSTVVDLKGESHYAETVADLPQVYRDVAEAWNRCLEEGADFSDMNRALRERDVPRIREIWSRLVEKLDNQTFYGFLCDSEAFKSFRHREIFGQVGFGTGGWDTDFPNSILEILRVVYTEADDHHRGIVGGSQQLPLRLWEREPQKIVHWAQGTSLASLHEGGEPRPAVTRLHRTAGNRITVTDADGDIRTFQAAIFTAQSWMLLSKIACDDSLFPIDHWTAIERTHYMESSKLFVPVDRPFWLDKDEETGRDVMSMTLTDRMTRGTYLLDDGPDKPAVICLSYTWCDDSLKWLPLSANERMEVMLKSLGEIYPKVDIRGHIIGNPVTVSWENEPYFMGAFKANLPGHYRYQRRLFTHFMQDRLPEDKRGIFLAGDDISWTAGWAEGAIQTALNAVWGVMHHLGGTTDPTNPGPGDVYDEIAPVELPED, encoded by the coding sequence ATGACGTCCACCGTGCCCAACGCCGTCGAGCACGCAGACGCGCAGCAGCCGCCGATCACCATGTTCGGCCCGGACTTCCCGTACGCGTACGACGACTTCCTCGCCCACCCGGCGGGCCTCGGGCAGATACCCGCGACCGGGCACGGCACGGAGGTCGCGGTCATCGGCGGCGGCCTGTCCGGCATCGTCGCCGCGTACGAGCTGATGAAGATGGGCCTCAAGCCGGTCGTGTACGAGGCCGACCAGATCGGCGGCCGGCTGCGCACGGTGGGCTTCGACGGCTGCGACGAGTCCCTCACCGCCGAGATGGGCGCGATGCGCTTCCCGCCCTCCTCCACGGCCCTCCAGCACTACATCGACCTCGTCGGCCTGGAGACCCGGGCGTTCCCCAACCCGCTCGCCGAGGCGACCCCGTCGACGGTCGTCGACCTCAAGGGCGAGTCGCACTACGCCGAGACGGTCGCCGACCTGCCCCAGGTCTACCGGGACGTCGCCGAGGCCTGGAACCGGTGCCTGGAGGAGGGCGCCGACTTCTCCGACATGAACCGCGCCCTGCGCGAGCGGGACGTCCCGCGCATCCGCGAGATCTGGTCCCGGCTCGTGGAGAAGCTCGACAACCAGACCTTCTACGGCTTCCTCTGCGACTCCGAGGCGTTCAAGTCCTTCCGGCACCGCGAGATCTTCGGGCAGGTCGGCTTCGGCACGGGCGGCTGGGACACCGACTTCCCGAACTCCATCCTGGAGATCCTGCGCGTCGTCTACACCGAGGCCGACGACCACCACCGCGGCATCGTCGGCGGCTCGCAGCAGCTGCCGCTGCGCCTGTGGGAGCGCGAGCCGCAGAAGATCGTGCACTGGGCCCAGGGCACCTCGCTCGCGAGCCTGCACGAGGGCGGCGAGCCCCGCCCGGCGGTGACCCGGCTGCACCGCACCGCCGGCAACCGCATCACGGTGACCGACGCGGACGGCGACATCCGCACGTTCCAGGCGGCCATCTTCACCGCCCAGTCCTGGATGCTGCTGTCGAAGATCGCCTGTGACGACTCGCTCTTCCCGATCGACCACTGGACGGCGATCGAGCGCACCCACTACATGGAGAGCTCCAAGCTCTTCGTGCCGGTCGACAGGCCTTTCTGGCTGGACAAGGACGAGGAGACGGGCCGTGACGTCATGTCGATGACGCTCACCGACCGTATGACGCGCGGTACTTACCTGCTCGACGACGGCCCCGACAAGCCCGCCGTCATCTGCCTCTCCTACACCTGGTGCGACGACAGCCTGAAGTGGCTGCCGCTGTCCGCGAACGAGCGGATGGAGGTCATGCTGAAGTCGCTCGGCGAGATCTATCCCAAGGTCGACATCCGGGGGCACATCATCGGCAACCCCGTGACGGTCTCCTGGGAGAACGAGCCCTACTTCATGGGCGCGTTCAAGGCCAACCTGCCCGGCCACTACCGCTACCAGCGGCGCCTGTTCACGCACTTCATGCAGGACCGGCTGCCCGAGGACAAGCGCGGCATCTTCCTGGCCGGCGACGACATCTCCTGGACGGCCGGCTGGGCCGAGGGCGCCATCCAGACCGCCCTCAACGCCGTCTGGGGCGTGATGCACCACCTCGGCGGCACGACCGACCCGACGAACCCGGGCCCCGGCGACGTCTACGACGAGATCGCCCCCGTGGAACTGCCGGAGGACTAG
- a CDS encoding carbon-nitrogen hydrolase family protein: MRTALLQSSGRPGSTVENLKVLDEAAGRAAAAGAGLLVTPEMFLTGYAIGDAIGRLAEPADGECADAIAEIATNHGLAIAYAYPERDGDAVFNSAQLISADGTRLANYRKTHLFGCFERDHFTPGDRQIVQAEIDGVRVGILICYDVEFPENVRAHALAGTDLLVVPTAQMHPFQFVAESMIPVRAFENQMYVAYVNRAGQEGEFEFVGLSTLAGPDGIARTRAGRGEDLVLADVDPAFLAASREANPYLLDRRPGLYGPLV; encoded by the coding sequence ATGCGCACCGCCCTGCTCCAGAGCTCCGGCCGACCCGGCTCCACCGTCGAGAACCTCAAGGTTCTCGACGAGGCCGCGGGCCGGGCCGCCGCCGCGGGGGCGGGGCTGCTCGTGACGCCGGAGATGTTCCTGACCGGGTACGCGATCGGCGACGCCATCGGCCGCCTCGCCGAGCCCGCCGACGGCGAGTGCGCGGACGCGATCGCCGAGATCGCGACGAACCACGGCCTGGCGATCGCCTACGCGTACCCCGAGCGCGACGGCGACGCCGTGTTCAATTCCGCCCAGCTGATCTCCGCCGACGGCACCCGGCTCGCGAACTACCGCAAGACCCACCTCTTCGGCTGTTTCGAGCGCGACCACTTCACGCCCGGCGACCGGCAGATCGTTCAGGCCGAGATCGACGGCGTACGCGTCGGCATCCTCATCTGCTACGACGTGGAGTTCCCGGAGAACGTCCGGGCCCACGCCCTCGCCGGCACCGACCTGCTGGTCGTGCCGACCGCGCAGATGCACCCGTTCCAGTTCGTGGCCGAGTCGATGATCCCGGTGCGGGCCTTCGAGAACCAGATGTACGTCGCGTACGTCAACCGGGCCGGTCAGGAGGGCGAGTTCGAGTTCGTGGGCCTGTCCACGCTCGCCGGGCCCGACGGGATCGCCCGCACCCGGGCCGGACGCGGTGAGGACCTCGTCCTCGCCGACGTCGATCCCGCCTTCCTCGCCGCCTCGCGCGAGGCCAACCCGTATCTGCTCGACCGGCGGCCCGGCCTCTACGGGCCGCTCGTCTGA
- a CDS encoding Repetin: MKRRTKIVMLGSALLLTAGAASAATASNAPRQQEAASDAPRRHEATSDAPRQREAAALTGTAKLYRSAGDDITFSFDAHLAAKDKADPMKATGTFRFSHYLNGSGARAEVEVDCLITGGKVAVVSGVITESDLPGAEGKRVGVTVHDLGRHDRLGYSWASTGRPGEGDEPPRCVSSAPFEKVKKGTGDFTVVPWQPEL, translated from the coding sequence ATGAAGCGCCGTACGAAGATCGTCATGCTCGGCTCCGCACTGCTGCTCACAGCCGGGGCGGCCTCGGCCGCGACGGCATCAAACGCGCCCCGGCAGCAGGAGGCCGCGTCGGACGCGCCCCGGCGCCATGAGGCCACGTCGGACGCGCCCCGGCAGCGGGAGGCCGCGGCCCTCACCGGCACCGCCAAGCTGTACCGCTCGGCCGGGGACGACATCACGTTCTCCTTCGACGCGCATCTGGCCGCGAAGGACAAGGCCGATCCGATGAAGGCCACCGGCACCTTCCGGTTCAGCCACTATCTGAACGGCTCCGGCGCCCGGGCCGAGGTCGAGGTCGACTGCCTGATCACCGGCGGCAAGGTGGCCGTCGTCTCCGGTGTGATCACCGAGTCGGACCTGCCGGGGGCCGAGGGCAAGCGCGTCGGCGTCACCGTCCACGACCTCGGCCGCCACGACCGGCTCGGCTACAGCTGGGCCTCGACGGGCCGTCCGGGCGAGGGTGACGAGCCTCCCCGGTGCGTGAGCTCCGCCCCCTTCGAGAAGGTGAAGAAGGGGACCGGCGACTTCACGGTCGTCCCGTGGCAGCCCGAGCTCTAG
- a CDS encoding MFS transporter, with protein MTLSPARVPVAGVRRLTRTLYGYAFLDDFVLLYPVYALLFADTGMSLWQISSLFALWSVTGVVLEVPSGAWADAVSRRRLLWIGPLLTAAGFALWVAVPSYGAFAVGFILWGAGGALGSGALEALVYDELDRLGAADRYARVMGRARAARLLGTVASIGLAGPVFAQGGYAAVGAASFLACVLTAVTATRFPEHRVRAEGAGDTWATTLRTGLAEVRGDRSVRGALLLVPAVAAVWGALDEYTPLLVRDIGVAEATVPYLIMLIWAGVTLGSLLAGPAERLGTSGLAMLLAGAALALAVGAVSRSLAGIALVSLAFAGFQLAEVLADVRLQHRIDESRRATLTSVASLGTELATVAAFGVYALLGTDLPHGTVFAVLAFPYLVTALALARARAATGRP; from the coding sequence ATGACACTCTCACCCGCGCGCGTGCCCGTCGCCGGTGTCCGCCGTCTGACCCGCACGCTGTACGGCTACGCGTTCCTCGACGACTTCGTCCTGCTCTACCCGGTGTACGCGCTGCTGTTCGCCGACACCGGCATGTCGCTCTGGCAGATCTCCTCCCTGTTCGCCCTGTGGTCGGTCACCGGTGTGGTGCTCGAAGTGCCCTCCGGCGCCTGGGCCGACGCCGTGTCGCGTCGCAGGCTGCTGTGGATCGGTCCCCTGCTCACCGCCGCCGGCTTCGCGCTGTGGGTGGCCGTTCCCTCGTACGGGGCCTTCGCGGTGGGCTTCATCCTGTGGGGCGCGGGCGGTGCCCTCGGCTCCGGCGCTCTGGAGGCGCTGGTCTACGACGAACTGGACCGGCTCGGTGCCGCCGACCGGTACGCGCGGGTCATGGGCCGGGCCCGGGCCGCGCGACTGCTGGGCACCGTGGCTTCCATAGGCCTGGCGGGGCCGGTCTTCGCGCAGGGCGGCTACGCGGCCGTCGGAGCCGCGAGCTTCCTGGCCTGCGTGCTGACCGCCGTCACCGCGACCCGGTTCCCCGAACACCGGGTGCGGGCGGAAGGCGCGGGCGACACCTGGGCGACGACCCTGCGGACCGGCCTCGCCGAAGTCCGCGGGGACCGTTCGGTGCGCGGCGCCCTGCTGCTGGTCCCGGCCGTGGCCGCGGTGTGGGGCGCGCTCGACGAGTACACCCCCCTGCTGGTCCGCGACATCGGCGTCGCCGAGGCGACGGTGCCCTACCTGATCATGCTGATCTGGGCCGGCGTCACCCTCGGCAGCCTCCTGGCCGGACCGGCCGAACGCCTCGGCACGAGCGGGCTCGCGATGCTGCTCGCGGGCGCCGCCCTCGCCCTGGCGGTGGGAGCCGTGTCCCGTTCCCTGGCCGGAATCGCCCTCGTGAGCCTCGCCTTCGCCGGGTTCCAGCTGGCCGAGGTACTCGCCGACGTCCGTCTCCAGCACCGCATCGACGAGTCACGCCGGGCCACGCTGACCTCCGTGGCGAGCCTGGGCACCGAGCTGGCCACGGTCGCCGCGTTCGGCGTGTACGCGCTGCTCGGCACGGACCTGCCGCACGGCACGGTCTTCGCGGTGCTGGCGTTTCCCTACCTCGTGACGGCCCTGGCGCTGGCTAGAGCTCGGGCTGCCACGGGACGACCGTGA